The following are from one region of the Sardina pilchardus chromosome 4, fSarPil1.1, whole genome shotgun sequence genome:
- the LOC134078659 gene encoding uncharacterized protein LOC134078659, with amino-acid sequence MVQPEANIPYELLKKMIISGNAPSLIFFIIISQYVLRLVFICPCSSSPAFKKAILAMYWVLPSLLLFVVVFLTDRPFKKTIRLCNNICNSALTRCFLKVLTLAAVWGITTMFDGEWYICIMTSNGNYSEIPCKTTRSMEEELIIKNIKTESQIIGFGILCSVCLVQLLGIWLSPVFLQCRKCRRCLKTCRTECIRNCCSLCCKCDPEFEVSFYKLKYNKYLERETHRHLKKQLLAFAQEKAQGNCNKPLNKIYLKELNQCSVEAATTAALKAAAATTTAALEAAIAAAEAEAAAVAGGTTHSTRMTARKGKEVAAAAAKTAEAVVAAAVTVAKMENETTTAKEVAGKKDKRQLFAAAIAA; translated from the exons ATGGTGCAACCAGAAGCAAACATTCCATATGAATTGCTAAAGAAAATGATCATTTCGGGAAATGctccttctctcattttctttatCATTATAAGCCAGTATGTTCTGAGACTGGTCTTCATCTGTCCTTGTTCTTCCTCACCAGCTTTCAAAAAAGCTATATTAGCTATGTATTGGGTCCTACCATCTTTGCTACTATTTGTTGTTGTCTTCTTGACAGATAGACCGTTTAAAAAGACCATTAGACTTTGCAACAACATATGTAATAGTGCACTTACGAGATGTTTCCTGAAAGTATTAACACTAGCAGCAGTGTGGGGCATAACAACAATGTTTGATGGAGAGTGGTATATATGTATCATGACATCAAATGGAAACTATTCTGAAATCCCCTGTAAGACAACGCGTAGCATGGAAGAAGAGTTGATCATCAAAAATATCAAGACTGAATCTCAA aTTATTGGTTTTGGCATTCTTTGTAGTGTTTGCTTGGTTCAACTTCTCGGGATATGGCTTTCTCCAGTGTTTCTCCAGTGTCGCAAGTGCAGAAGGTGTCTCAAAACATGCAGGACCGAATGCATCAGAAATTGTTGTAGTTTGTGCTGCAAGTGTGACCCTGAATTTGAGGTTTCATTCTACAAACTAAAATACAATAAATATCTAGAGAGGGAGACTCATCGCCACTTGAAAAAACAATTACTGGCCTTCGCACAAGAAAAAGCGCAGGGTAACTGTAACAAACCCCTCAATAAAATCTATCTAAAGGAGTTAAATCAGTGTTCAGTGGAAgcggcaacaacagcagcactgaaggcagcagcagccacaacaacagcagcactggaagcagcaatagcagcagcagaagcagaggcagcagcagtggcaggggGAACAACACACAGTACAAGAATGACGGCACGAAAAGGAAAAGAAgtagctgctgcagcagcaaagACAGCAGAAGCAGTTGTAGCAGCTGCAGTCACTGTAGCCAAGATGGAAaatgaaacaacaacagcaaaagaagtagcaggaaaaaaagacaaaagacaactGTTTGCAGCTGCAATAGCTGCATGA